ATGTAACGGGCGTTTCAGCTACGGTTGTTGACCATCGTAAGGGAATGAAAAAACCGAAATTCTCAATCTCGACGGCGTCATCTTCTCGTGAACCAAACGACGTCGTTGATAATTGTAGTTATTCTGAATTAAAATTGGAGAACGGGGATAAATCGGATTTTGTAAATGAATGTATTCCTAAATTCGGAGCTGCGTCTGTTTGTGGAAGAAGGAGAGAAATGGAGGATTCAGTTGCTATTCATCCTTGGTTTTTAGATGAGGATACTCAAACATCTAATATCCACTATTTTGGTGTTTATGATGGCCATGGTTGTTCTCATGTAAGGTTTTTTAGAACGTCAACGTACTCTCACACCCATTATAAATTAATGCACAAATTATGCCTACTACCAGGCTCCAACCCCGAACCAACTTCTTGGTTAAAGGGTTTTCAAGCAAGCCATTTGATGGTTTTTTGAACGCGAACCATGATATAATAGTCTAGCGGTTCACGTGATGATGGTTAATACCGAGTATTAAATATCACTTAAACATATGAACACGTGGGTAATTTAGTCCCCGATGATTCAAAACTTTGGTTAGGAAAAAAGCGAAAATAATGACTAGATAATCTGATTCAAATACGTACATCTAGCTAAACTAGTTCCCTTGCTCGCGTGGCTTTATACGTTTAGTGTCTATCTCAACGTACATCTAAGTAAAATACTCCCCATCTCACGTAGCTTTATCTCACGTAGCTTTATTAGTACTACGTATATGTTATCGTTTAGTCGCGCTCAGCCTAACTCAACTGAGTTAGGTTGTAGGCTTAACACGACTAAACGTTTACATTTACCCTAAATGAATGTGTTAGATGATAGGTTAGTGGCCCAACAGCGATTTCGCCGCTCGGACTGCGGGGAGTGTTAGATGATAGGTTAGTGGCCCAACCCGATTATGGGCTTGGGTCCGTTAGGGTTTATTAAGTCATTAGGGTTTCATATGTAATCTATAAATAGGACCAATGTTATCAATAATATTCACGAGTTTACATTGTCTTACAGAATGAATATTTTACTTAGATGAACGCAGTTAGTCTAAACAAATACCAACCTTAACACAAAACGGAAAAATATTTTCCCTTAAATGTACGGAAATAGTTTGGATGTATGCACGTGTCATGTAGTcatggttggagaattcggatctcgggaagatctcgtttggacttttttaaggAGATCTCgccatctcggaataatctcatctcggacgttgacttgtgttgactttatagtttttttaataaaaatatacataaaaacataaatatatgtatatttatatacgtttttaagaGAGTATACTAAAATATTCGAGAAATAAgctagaaaatcttagaaattacgtattttacaagaaaatcttacaaattagtaagaaaatctgagaaattgtggctttgactaagtttgaccccgttgacctagAAATTCCGGGAGATGAaaatctcgtctcggttgccttctaaaaactagatctcgggagatttacaacccTGCATGTAGTGTATTTGATGTTTTACGAAATAATAATTAGAGTTGTAATAATTGTGACGGTTGTTTTGAATTTATTATAGGTAGCGAGGAGGTGTAAAGATCGTTTACATTTGTTAGTGAAAGAAGAATTGAATAAAGACGTTGACGAGTCAACTGATTGGAAAAATGGAATGGAACGAAGTTTCAGTCGAATGGATGAGGAAGTTGTAATATGGAACCAACAAGCTACAAGTCATGACTGCAAGTGTGAGCTACACGCGCCTGAGTCATATGGTGTGGGATCTACGGCTGTGGTTGCGGTCGTGACTCCTGATAAAATTGTGGTAGCAAATTGTGGTGACTCGCGTGCCGTACTTTGTAGAAATGGCAAGCCGGTTCCTCTGTCAGTTGATCACAAGGTTAGCATTAGAGAATTCTTTTTTACATATATGTATAGTACATTTAAAGTTTTAATTTGTTAATGTGATATGAATGGAATGTAAAAAATAAGACAAAAAATGTATAAAAAATATCTATTTAGTAGTTTCTCCATCCTGAAAATAAGGGTT
The window above is part of the Rutidosis leptorrhynchoides isolate AG116_Rl617_1_P2 chromosome 1, CSIRO_AGI_Rlap_v1, whole genome shotgun sequence genome. Proteins encoded here:
- the LOC139876192 gene encoding probable protein phosphatase 2C 24 — protein: MIRSCSEMAEICLREKETSTCTDSNTRAARRKRMEIRRVKYVTGVSATVVDHRKGMKKPKFSISTASSSREPNDVVDNCSYSELKLENGDKSDFVNECIPKFGAASVCGRRREMEDSVAIHPWFLDEDTQTSNIHYFGVYDGHGCSHVARRCKDRLHLLVKEELNKDVDESTDWKNGMERSFSRMDEEVVIWNQQATSHDCKCELHAPESYGVGSTAVVAVVTPDKIVVANCGDSRAVLCRNGKPVPLSVDHKPDRPDELSRIQAAGGRVLYWEGARVCGVLAMSRAIGDNYLKPYVTSEPEVTVTDRTEDDEFLILASDGLWDVVSNETACGLASMCLKGNGPSAKMKCPPVNDVPEYTNSDGVCSDASLLLTKLALARRSADNVSVIVVDLRKAA